The genomic segment TAGCTGATTGCAATGCATTTTTCTTTTCTATATAAATTTTATCAGGCTCATTTGATAAAGTATTTGTTGTTTCTTTTTCAGGAAGAATTGTTTTTGATGTTTTTTCTCCAAAATATTTTTCAAGTAATGAAATACATTCGTTGGTTACTTTTCCTGAAATAATTACTTCGCAATTATTTAGGCTGTAAAATTGTTGATGAAAAGCAATAACTTTTTCTCTGCTTAGGTTCATAAAATCAACTAATTCAGCGCCAACGCCATAAGGATTATCTGTTCCAAAAACTTGCCTCATCGATTCTTTACGTGCCACATAAGATACTTTCTCCATCGAAACTTTAAACTTTTCGAGGCTGTTGTTCTTATAAATATCAAATTCTTTTTGCTCAAAAGTGGGGTTAAAAATAATGTCTTGAACATAAACGAGTACTTTCTCGAGATGTTTGTTTAACGAGTATAGCGTAATGTTTGCACTATCAAAATCGACACTGGTTTGCAAAAAAGCACCATATTGGTCAATTCCATCAATAATTTCGAACGAAGAAAAGTTTTTAGTGCCTTCTTTCATTAAGTTGTTGGTGGTGCTTGCAATTAACGGGGAAGGTTGATGCCAAGTTCCGGCATTAAAAATAAAATCAATTTTTACAATATCCTGACTACCGCCTGAGAGAGCATTAATTTTTAAACCATTCGATAAAATATGGTTTTCAGGATTAATAAAATCAACCCGATTGATGTCTTTATATTGTGGAGGGGTTTGTCTGTCTAACACATTCATTTTTAATTCTTTTTAGCGTAAATTAAGGTGCTACAGTTTGTTGGTACTAAAATCTTGTTGGCTATCTGCTTAATATCTTCTGGGGTAACTTTCATGTATTTTTCTTCTTCGGTATTTACATCGTTAGCATCACCCAAAAGTTCAGAAATAGCCAAATTCATAGCTTTGTTTAAAACACTAGTTTCAGAAAATAGTAAAGTAGAGATAATTTTGTTTTTAACTTTTTCTAGCTCCTTTGCTTGAACAAGTGTTTCTTTAATCTTTGTAAGTTCGTGTTCAATAGCTTTTTCGGCAATTTCGAAAGAAACGTTGTCCTGTAAATTTCCGTTGATAATAAAGAGTCCATCATCGAAACTACCCATTACGTAAGCACTAATTTCACTAAATAATTTTTGTTCTTTTACTAATGCTTGATATAGCCTAGAACTATTTCCTAACGATAATACATCGCTCAACAAGTCAGTTGCATAAAAATCATCATCAGTTTTTTTACACATGTGGTAGGCTTTGTAAATTGCGTTTGCAGGAACATCTCGTTCAACACTCAGTCGTCTTTCTTCCTTTTGCTTTGGCTCTATGGGTAGGGCTCGTTTAGGAACATTTCCTGATGGAATATTCCCAAACCACTTTTCAGCTAATTTTTTTATTTCTGCAACATCAACATCTCCAGCAACAGAAAGTATAGCATTGTTTGGCAAATAATGTTTGTAAAAAAAGTCTTTCACATCCTGCATCGTAGCATTTTCGATATGAGATATTTCTTTTCCAATTGTAGCCCATTTGTATGGATGATTTTGGTAAGCTAATGGTCGTAAAAGCAGCCAAACATCTCCGTAAGGTTGATTTAAATAGTTTTGTTTAAATTCTTCAATTACAACTTGACGTTGTACTTCCAAACTTTTTTCAGTAAACGCCAAGCTCAACATTCTATCAGAATCTAACCAAAAAGCGGTTTCTAAATTATTTTTAGGAAGCGTTATATAGTAATTAGTAATATCGTTTGATGTAAAAGCATTGTTGTCGCCTCCTACAAATTGCAAAGGCTCATCAAAATTTGGGATGTTAATCGAGCCACCAAACATCAAGTGTTCAAACAAATGGGCAAATCCAGTTTTATTTTCATCTTCATCTCTAGCTCCGACATTGTAAAGTAAATTAAAAGCAACTATTGGTGTAGTATTATCTTGGTGTACAATAACTTTTAATCCATTGTTCAACGTAAATTTCTCAAATTTTATCATGCTTAAAATTTATATGTTGGTTGATTTAATTCACGAAGTGCTTGATGATATTCTGTCATAATATTTTCTATAATTTTTGATACAGGTTCTATACTGTCAATTAATCCAGCAACCTGCCCAATTTCTAATTCACCTTCGTCTAAATCACCTTCAAACATCCCTTTTTTTGCTCTTCCGCGACCTAAAAGGTCTTTTTGTTCATCAATGCTCGCTCCCTTTTGGATGGCTGTTGATATGGTATTATAAAATTTATTTTTAATTAGTCGGACTGGTGTGACATCCTTTAGCGTGAGCATGGTTGCGCCATCTTTAGCATTCACAATTTCTTGTTTAAAATTTTGATGAGAAGAGGCCTCAATGGATGCTGCAAATCGGCTTCCCATTTGAACCCCATCAGCACCAAGTATCATTGCAGCTAACATGCCTCTTCCTGTAGCAATACCACCAGCAGCAATTATTGGGATAGACAGTTCCTTTTTAGTCATAGGTACTAAACAAAATGTGGTAGTTTCATCTCTTCCGTTATGTCCTCCAGCTTCAAAACCCTCAACCACCACAGCATCAACACCTGCATCTTGACATTTTAAAGCAAATTTTACTCCAGGCACAACATGGACAACTTTTATCCCATGTTCATGAAAAAAACTAGTATAAGTTTTTGGGTTACCTGCCGAAGTAAAAACAATTTTAACTTCTTCATCGATAATGATTTGAATTAATTCCTCAATTTGAGGATAAATCATAGGTAAATTAACCCCAAAAGGTTTATTCGTTGCTTTTTTACATTTTTGTATGTGTTCCCTAAATACTTCGGGGTACATTGAACCAGCACCAATTAAACCTAATCCACCACCATTACTAACAGCTGAGGCTAATTTCCATCCGCTATTCCAAATCATTCCTCCCTGAACTACAGGGAGTTTAATATTAAAGAGTAAACAAATTTTATTTTCCATTTCAAAACGAATTATGTAGCTTTGTTTTTTTTACGAAAATACAAATTGTAGAATTTAATAGATAGATTTTTCTATTTAAAGTGCATCAGTTTGTATAACTTTTATATATTTGCCATAATGCAAAAAATATTACTTACAATAATTGCTGTTTTAACATTGTCTTTTGGTGCGTATAGTCAGTATCGCATAGACTATGGTTTTTCATTAGGTGCTTCTAATTATTTAGGAGAGATGGGGGGAGGAATTGGTGAACGAAGAAGTGGACCTGCTGATATGAAGTTGAACTTTACACGGTGGAATTTAGGAGGTTTTTATCGTTACCGATTTTCAAATAAGTTTGCTGTAAAAGGATCTTTGAACTATATCAGGTTGTCTGGGGACGATTCGGAGTCATTGAATCCTGCTAGGAGAGGAAGAAACTTGAACTTCAAAAATGACATGGTTGAATTGGATGCACATCTTGAGTTGTATGTGTATAAAGTAAATGATGTAGGTGGTACGGGTCGTTATACATCAGATTTTAATTTATATGTGTTTGGTGGTGTTGGTGCATTTTATAGCAATCCAAAAGGTGAATTAAATGGCAGTTGGTATGCTCTACAACCTTTAAAAACAGAAGGAGTGAATTATAGTTTAATTAATCTTTCGGTACCAGTGGGTTTAGGATTCTACTATACTATTCAACGTAAATATCGTTTAGGAATGGAATTTAGCTGGAGAACGACCTTTACCGATTACATTGATGATGTAAGTAATAGATATATCGCACATACAGATCCATTAACTGCTAGTTTAGCAGATAAGAGTAGTCCTGAATTATCGGCACAAATAAGAGAAGAAAATCCTGATGCTGATAAATTACCTTACCCAAGTACGTATCAACCTGGAAGAAAACGAGGCGATCCAGAACATAATGATAGCTACGCAACTGTAACTGTTAATTTTAGTTGGGCAATTCGTGGTAGAAGTAACTTTTACAAATCTAAAAATAGCTGGGTTCTTGGTAAAAACAAACGTAAACGTAGAAAATCAAGAGCTAAATTCTAGGGTTACTTTAAAATATTGAAGAGCGTGTAGTTTTACACGCTCTTTTTTTATGCTAAAAAATTATATTGGTTATCTTTGTTCACAAATTTATAATATGAAGTCTTATAATTTAACTCATCTTCAAGAATTAGAATCGGAAGCAATTTATGTGCTTAGGGAAGTAGCTGCTCAATTTGAAAATCCAGCATTACTTTTTTCTGGCGGAAAGGATTCTATTATTGTTGCTCACAT from the Flavobacteriales bacterium genome contains:
- a CDS encoding insulinase family protein, which codes for MNVLDRQTPPQYKDINRVDFINPENHILSNGLKINALSGGSQDIVKIDFIFNAGTWHQPSPLIASTTNNLMKEGTKNFSSFEIIDGIDQYGAFLQTSVDFDSANITLYSLNKHLEKVLVYVQDIIFNPTFEQKEFDIYKNNSLEKFKVSMEKVSYVARKESMRQVFGTDNPYGVGAELVDFMNLSREKVIAFHQQFYSLNNCEVIISGKVTNECISLLEKYFGEKTSKTILPEKETTNTLSNEPDKIYIEKKNALQSAIRISKQFPNKLHQDYFGLQILNTILGGYFGSRLMKNIREDKGYTYGISSGILSLQHGGFFYISTEVGSDVTKNALAEIYKEIQLLQTKKISNEELDLVRNYLMGKILKSCDGPFNMAEMFENVYFYGLDYDFYNRYIHKIKTITPEDLMSLANKYLVDLKETVIGKL
- a CDS encoding insulinase family protein encodes the protein MIKFEKFTLNNGLKVIVHQDNTTPIVAFNLLYNVGARDEDENKTGFAHLFEHLMFGGSINIPNFDEPLQFVGGDNNAFTSNDITNYYITLPKNNLETAFWLDSDRMLSLAFTEKSLEVQRQVVIEEFKQNYLNQPYGDVWLLLRPLAYQNHPYKWATIGKEISHIENATMQDVKDFFYKHYLPNNAILSVAGDVDVAEIKKLAEKWFGNIPSGNVPKRALPIEPKQKEERRLSVERDVPANAIYKAYHMCKKTDDDFYATDLLSDVLSLGNSSRLYQALVKEQKLFSEISAYVMGSFDDGLFIINGNLQDNVSFEIAEKAIEHELTKIKETLVQAKELEKVKNKIISTLLFSETSVLNKAMNLAISELLGDANDVNTEEEKYMKVTPEDIKQIANKILVPTNCSTLIYAKKN
- a CDS encoding nitronate monooxygenase; the encoded protein is MENKICLLFNIKLPVVQGGMIWNSGWKLASAVSNGGGLGLIGAGSMYPEVFREHIQKCKKATNKPFGVNLPMIYPQIEELIQIIIDEEVKIVFTSAGNPKTYTSFFHEHGIKVVHVVPGVKFALKCQDAGVDAVVVEGFEAGGHNGRDETTTFCLVPMTKKELSIPIIAAGGIATGRGMLAAMILGADGVQMGSRFAASIEASSHQNFKQEIVNAKDGATMLTLKDVTPVRLIKNKFYNTISTAIQKGASIDEQKDLLGRGRAKKGMFEGDLDEGELEIGQVAGLIDSIEPVSKIIENIMTEYHQALRELNQPTYKF
- a CDS encoding outer membrane beta-barrel protein, with the protein product MQKILLTIIAVLTLSFGAYSQYRIDYGFSLGASNYLGEMGGGIGERRSGPADMKLNFTRWNLGGFYRYRFSNKFAVKGSLNYIRLSGDDSESLNPARRGRNLNFKNDMVELDAHLELYVYKVNDVGGTGRYTSDFNLYVFGGVGAFYSNPKGELNGSWYALQPLKTEGVNYSLINLSVPVGLGFYYTIQRKYRLGMEFSWRTTFTDYIDDVSNRYIAHTDPLTASLADKSSPELSAQIREENPDADKLPYPSTYQPGRKRGDPEHNDSYATVTVNFSWAIRGRSNFYKSKNSWVLGKNKRKRRKSRAKF